A genomic segment from Candidatus Viadribacter manganicus encodes:
- a CDS encoding patatin-like phospholipase family protein gives MKPSLVEATPLEGIPPDVLTALDALAEWFSVPAGWPLITAGEPPDGVYFLVSGSLAAFRPTDRGGHQLLGYIRPGEPVGEMAMIAREPHSGAVFAMRDSEVLKLPPGAFDLLVHAHPAMMEHIARIMLARARSTGKSSPRSDPKVYAMISTSPTIDIELRARTLQAALKRLGARAVVITEADVLAISSEGMNSAWFDALEQKNDAVFLVSPIADTRWFRTCIRQADRIWFFARADARPSTPILPPEEPSPARQFRLVDVVLLHHGMDRKAATTNEWRVACDAARLFHWRGLEDEDAARLARVIARRSIGLVLSGGGARAYAHIGVVRALREAGLPFDVIGGTSMGAVVAACVAMGWSNEEIEQRISKAFVETNPLGDYVLPVVGLVRGKRVDDRLEENFGETLIEDLEVPFYAVSTDLVSGTPRIHRGGLLRRALRASIALPGILPPVVDGDHGLLVDGAVLRNFPVDTMRELHRGPIIGVDVARRDGIDIEDFRAPPGFFGWIAAHGMQSPPPIASLLMRAATLTIDPWEGRSGADVLIAPEMPDIDMRDWKRFDDAVTAGYESAVAALQRPHGLFQQPEKDTIGSLAGWSSLETAD, from the coding sequence ATGAAGCCGAGCCTCGTCGAAGCGACCCCGCTGGAGGGTATCCCACCTGACGTCCTGACGGCGTTGGACGCCCTGGCCGAGTGGTTCTCGGTTCCTGCAGGCTGGCCGCTCATCACCGCAGGCGAGCCCCCGGACGGCGTTTATTTCCTCGTATCTGGATCGCTTGCCGCCTTTAGGCCAACCGATCGCGGCGGCCACCAGCTCCTTGGCTACATCCGTCCGGGCGAACCGGTTGGTGAAATGGCGATGATCGCGCGCGAACCGCACTCAGGCGCCGTATTCGCTATGCGCGATAGCGAAGTTCTGAAATTGCCGCCGGGCGCCTTCGATCTGCTCGTGCACGCACACCCGGCGATGATGGAGCATATCGCCCGCATCATGCTGGCGCGCGCGCGTTCAACCGGCAAATCAAGCCCGCGCTCCGACCCCAAAGTCTACGCGATGATCTCAACATCGCCGACGATCGACATCGAACTTCGCGCACGCACACTGCAGGCAGCGCTCAAGCGCCTCGGCGCACGCGCGGTGGTGATCACCGAAGCCGACGTGCTGGCGATCTCCAGCGAGGGGATGAACAGCGCTTGGTTCGATGCACTTGAACAGAAGAACGACGCGGTATTTCTAGTTTCCCCGATTGCCGACACACGTTGGTTCCGCACCTGCATCCGCCAAGCCGATCGCATCTGGTTTTTCGCCCGCGCTGATGCACGTCCCTCCACGCCCATCTTACCGCCAGAGGAGCCCTCGCCGGCCCGCCAGTTTAGACTCGTTGACGTCGTGCTGTTGCATCACGGCATGGATCGGAAGGCGGCGACCACCAACGAATGGCGAGTCGCCTGCGATGCTGCGCGCCTCTTTCACTGGCGCGGCCTGGAAGACGAAGACGCTGCGCGGCTGGCGCGTGTTATCGCACGCCGTTCGATCGGACTTGTGCTATCCGGCGGCGGGGCCCGCGCTTACGCCCACATCGGCGTAGTCAGAGCTTTGCGCGAAGCGGGCCTGCCTTTCGACGTCATCGGCGGCACCTCAATGGGCGCGGTGGTGGCCGCTTGCGTCGCGATGGGCTGGTCTAACGAAGAGATTGAGCAGCGGATTTCAAAAGCCTTCGTTGAGACCAATCCGCTCGGGGATTACGTGCTGCCGGTCGTCGGGCTCGTACGCGGCAAACGTGTTGATGATCGGCTCGAAGAAAACTTTGGCGAGACGCTGATCGAGGATTTGGAAGTGCCGTTTTACGCGGTCTCCACCGATCTGGTTTCCGGCACCCCACGCATCCATCGAGGGGGCTTGCTGCGGCGCGCCCTGCGCGCATCGATCGCATTACCTGGCATCCTGCCGCCTGTCGTCGATGGCGATCACGGCTTGCTGGTGGACGGCGCGGTGCTGCGCAACTTCCCGGTCGATACGATGCGCGAACTGCATCGCGGCCCGATCATCGGTGTCGATGTCGCCAGGCGAGACGGGATCGACATCGAAGACTTCCGCGCTCCGCCCGGCTTCTTCGGCTGGATAGCGGCGCATGGCATGCAATCGCCGCCTCCGATTGCATCCTTGCTCATGCGCGCAGCGACGTTGACGATCGATCCCTGGGAGGGCCGCTCTGGCGCTGACGTGCTCATCGCGCCGGAAATGCCCGACATCGATATGCGTGATTGGAAGCGCTTCGATGATGCGGTCACAGCTGGATACGAGTCGGCGGTTGCTGCGCTGCAACGCCCACATGGCCTGTTCCAACAGCCCGAGAAAGATACGATTGGTTCGCTTGCGGGTTGGTCGTCGCTGGAAACAGCTGATTAG
- a CDS encoding sterol desaturase family protein, with protein sequence MTPPQTPFEIPPIITYAVPGFVLLIIIEMIVVKLTKKGRYEYRDSATSLMMGLGNRVFGIMFGGLALLAYFAVYEFRLFNLGWTWSVMVACFFAEDLAYYWFHRIAHERRFFWASHIIHHSSQHYNLTTALRQTWTGALGLTFIFWLPLVYLGFPPLMVVMFSGISLVYQFWIHTELVGRMGPLEWVMNTPSHHRVHHATNPKYLDANYAGVLIIWDRLFGTFVREDDKEKPHYGIVSQLGTFNPLRVAFHEWLAIARDVAGAKKLSHVLGYVFGPPGWSPDGSRKTSASIKAEWAARQQTSPSAPAVAAE encoded by the coding sequence GTGACACCCCCGCAAACGCCGTTCGAAATCCCGCCCATCATCACCTATGCGGTGCCTGGCTTTGTTTTGCTAATCATCATCGAGATGATCGTGGTGAAGCTGACCAAGAAGGGGCGTTACGAATATCGCGATAGCGCCACGAGCTTGATGATGGGGCTCGGCAATCGCGTGTTCGGCATCATGTTCGGTGGCTTGGCGCTGCTGGCTTACTTTGCCGTTTATGAGTTCCGCCTCTTCAATCTCGGCTGGACTTGGTCGGTGATGGTTGCGTGCTTCTTTGCCGAAGATCTCGCCTATTATTGGTTTCACCGGATTGCGCACGAGCGGCGCTTCTTCTGGGCCAGCCACATCATCCATCACTCGTCGCAGCACTATAATTTGACAACGGCGCTGCGGCAGACCTGGACCGGCGCGCTTGGGTTGACGTTTATCTTCTGGCTGCCGCTCGTATACCTCGGCTTTCCGCCGCTCATGGTGGTGATGTTCTCAGGCATCAGCCTTGTTTATCAATTCTGGATCCACACCGAATTGGTCGGGCGAATGGGGCCGCTCGAGTGGGTGATGAACACGCCGTCGCATCACCGCGTGCATCATGCGACCAACCCGAAATATCTCGACGCTAATTACGCTGGCGTGCTGATCATCTGGGATCGCCTCTTCGGTACGTTCGTTCGCGAAGACGATAAAGAGAAGCCGCACTATGGCATCGTGAGTCAGCTGGGGACGTTTAACCCGCTCCGTGTCGCGTTTCACGAATGGCTCGCCATTGCGCGCGACGTGGCGGGCGCGAAGAAGCTTAGTCACGTGTTGGGATATGTGTTTGGCCCGCCAGGCTGGAGCCCGGATGGCTCGCGAAAAACCAGCGCCTCGATCAAGGCAGAATGGGCGGCGCGTC
- a CDS encoding enoyl-CoA hydratase-related protein, translated as MSLEPEPVLLEVSGEGIAVLTLNRPAKRNAFDELMIANLSEHFETLKGADHVRAVFVRGAGETFCAGADIDWMKRGGERTEADNEADALSLARMLKHLHDLPQLTVALVHGAAMGGGAGLVAACDVAVAVKDAKFRFSEVRLGLTPATISPYVVEAIGPRMARALFATGEAFDGAYAEKIGLTQYTVDDMAGLASMMEHLSGLALAAAPGAVADSKSLVRFLADEIDDRVLKETARRIAKRRASSEGREGLAAFLEKRKPEWNS; from the coding sequence ATGAGCCTCGAACCGGAACCAGTGCTGCTTGAGGTGTCAGGCGAAGGCATCGCCGTGCTCACGCTCAATCGCCCTGCCAAGCGTAACGCGTTCGACGAACTCATGATCGCCAATCTGAGCGAGCATTTCGAGACGCTGAAAGGCGCCGATCACGTCCGTGCTGTGTTTGTACGCGGGGCGGGTGAAACCTTTTGTGCAGGCGCCGACATCGACTGGATGAAGCGCGGTGGTGAGCGCACCGAGGCGGATAACGAAGCGGACGCGCTTTCACTGGCGCGCATGCTGAAGCACCTGCACGATTTGCCTCAACTGACTGTCGCGCTTGTTCATGGCGCAGCCATGGGCGGCGGCGCGGGGTTGGTTGCAGCGTGTGATGTGGCCGTTGCGGTCAAGGACGCGAAGTTCCGTTTCAGCGAGGTGCGGCTCGGCCTCACGCCGGCAACGATCTCGCCTTACGTCGTGGAAGCTATCGGTCCGCGCATGGCGCGTGCGCTATTCGCCACCGGGGAAGCCTTTGACGGCGCCTATGCCGAAAAGATCGGCCTGACCCAGTACACCGTCGACGATATGGCAGGATTGGCTTCGATGATGGAGCATCTGTCAGGATTGGCGTTGGCCGCTGCGCCGGGCGCCGTGGCTGATTCAAAATCGCTGGTGCGCTTCCTGGCTGATGAAATTGATGATCGTGTACTGAAGGAAACGGCTCGCCGGATCGCCAAAAGGCGTGCATCATCTGAAGGTCGTGAAGGGCTCGCCGCGTTTCTTGAGAAGCGCAAGCCGGAGTGGAATTCGTGA
- a CDS encoding lysozyme: protein MTNAISAHGLALIQELEGFQAEPKQLPTGGWVVGYSHVRTEQPGEAVNENEAIELLTGDLATFETLVNTLVTQPLTQTQFDALVSFAFSVGSEAFSKSQVLRRVNANDYLAAACAMEAWRKSDVGGELAIIDSLVCRRAAEKALFLKQLPYAAAPSVFVRPQLDHAAMILGAPVAYTPAPEVGTIAPQQPKQEAAQRLTEILSSEPATEALLLTQVIADEAVEQDGEITTAHAKPVARLDFEPPIAPRCSKPVDKKSLFSKFQFKNEQTVGEVVMPASKAMSAESLGLAALMLCGLGLTGTAVSLLITGVGDVADYAGAAALGTPGIAGVLMAAYGLWRSPRAKPALVQA, encoded by the coding sequence ATGACGAATGCCATTTCCGCCCACGGCCTCGCTCTCATCCAAGAGCTCGAAGGCTTTCAGGCCGAACCGAAACAGCTGCCGACTGGCGGCTGGGTCGTTGGCTACAGCCACGTTCGCACCGAGCAACCGGGCGAAGCTGTTAATGAAAACGAAGCGATCGAGCTACTGACTGGCGATCTCGCTACGTTCGAGACGTTGGTGAATACGCTGGTTACCCAGCCGCTTACGCAAACCCAGTTTGATGCGCTGGTTTCTTTCGCATTCTCCGTCGGCTCGGAAGCTTTCTCCAAGAGCCAAGTCCTGCGCCGCGTCAACGCCAACGATTACCTCGCCGCCGCATGTGCGATGGAAGCGTGGCGCAAAAGCGATGTCGGGGGTGAGCTCGCCATTATCGATTCACTCGTTTGCCGCCGCGCGGCCGAGAAGGCGCTCTTCTTGAAACAATTGCCTTATGCCGCCGCACCGTCAGTGTTTGTGCGTCCCCAACTCGATCACGCTGCCATGATCCTCGGCGCCCCGGTCGCCTACACGCCAGCGCCGGAAGTCGGCACGATCGCTCCTCAGCAACCGAAGCAGGAGGCCGCCCAGCGTCTAACTGAAATTCTCAGCAGCGAGCCTGCCACGGAAGCACTGTTGCTGACGCAAGTGATTGCAGACGAAGCTGTCGAACAAGATGGTGAGATCACCACCGCGCACGCCAAACCCGTCGCGCGCCTCGATTTTGAGCCGCCCATCGCGCCGCGCTGCAGCAAACCGGTCGATAAAAAGAGCTTGTTCTCCAAGTTCCAATTCAAGAATGAGCAAACCGTCGGTGAAGTCGTCATGCCGGCGTCGAAGGCGATGAGCGCCGAAAGCCTTGGTCTCGCTGCGCTGATGCTTTGCGGTCTCGGCCTCACAGGCACAGCTGTTTCGCTGCTGATCACCGGCGTGGGCGATGTGGCTGACTACGCTGGCGCCGCCGCGCTTGGCACGCCGGGCATTGCTGGCGTCTTGATGGCCGCTTACGGTCTCTGGCGCTCGCCGCGGGCTAAGCCGGCGCTGGTCCAGGCCTAA
- a CDS encoding toll/interleukin-1 receptor domain-containing protein: MTVFLAHAPSDRQTAEALETIIERRGQFCELDDGHTALKPVGNGDAYVLLVSQALTFATARLRLEQRALDAWAQGRLVVVKLDHGIAPVGLRDLPAVDATFEAAREFKWNEVADAVRDVMRSPAVEQSDDSAPADAQTPAAPPAPVQAKDSGGGGALGAVLFPILLLPGLLAFAASGSIWLANRIGPTPGGWPELLAGIDGFGVRYGLPSGVTLWLFVVSIGLFFAVLGLIVRGFFVRKPSTDAAPRQPRNPHKPRARPRGATPSADAVFVSYARANDMMVLPLVEGAKRAGRKFWLDQQGISAGDGWAGEIVRAIKAAGGVVVMCSQAAFESDHVKREIYLADRYKKRLVPVFIEHATPPEDFEYFFAGVQSLNLYDTPEEERSEALVRILGAVA, translated from the coding sequence ATGACCGTATTTCTCGCCCACGCCCCATCCGACCGACAAACGGCGGAAGCGCTTGAGACAATTATCGAGCGACGCGGCCAGTTCTGCGAGTTGGACGATGGCCATACCGCTCTCAAGCCTGTCGGCAATGGCGATGCTTACGTTCTGCTTGTTTCGCAGGCGCTGACGTTCGCGACCGCACGTTTGCGCCTCGAGCAGAGGGCCCTGGATGCATGGGCTCAGGGACGTCTCGTGGTTGTGAAGCTTGATCACGGGATCGCGCCGGTTGGGCTTCGCGACTTGCCCGCGGTCGATGCGACCTTCGAAGCAGCGCGCGAGTTCAAGTGGAATGAAGTCGCTGATGCAGTGCGAGACGTTATGCGCTCGCCAGCGGTTGAACAATCCGACGACAGCGCGCCCGCCGACGCTCAGACGCCTGCGGCGCCGCCTGCTCCGGTGCAAGCCAAAGACTCGGGCGGCGGTGGCGCTCTCGGCGCGGTGTTGTTTCCAATATTGCTGTTGCCCGGTTTGCTCGCCTTCGCCGCAAGCGGTTCGATCTGGCTGGCAAACCGAATTGGACCGACGCCAGGCGGGTGGCCTGAACTCCTGGCTGGAATAGATGGCTTCGGCGTTCGCTACGGTTTGCCAAGTGGCGTCACGCTCTGGCTGTTCGTGGTTTCAATCGGGTTGTTCTTCGCGGTGCTTGGCTTGATCGTTCGCGGCTTCTTCGTGCGCAAGCCGAGTACGGACGCTGCTCCGCGTCAGCCCCGCAATCCGCACAAGCCGCGAGCGCGTCCGCGTGGCGCAACGCCAAGCGCAGATGCGGTCTTTGTGTCCTACGCGCGCGCCAATGACATGATGGTGCTGCCCCTGGTCGAAGGCGCTAAGCGCGCGGGACGCAAGTTCTGGTTGGACCAGCAAGGCATCAGCGCAGGCGACGGCTGGGCCGGTGAAATCGTGCGTGCGATCAAAGCGGCAGGCGGCGTGGTTGTTATGTGTTCGCAGGCCGCCTTTGAGAGCGATCATGTGAAGCGCGAGATCTATTTGGCCGATCGCTACAAAAAGCGGCTGGTGCCGGTCTTTATCGAGCATGCGACACCGCCGGAGGACTTCGAGTATTTCTTTGCGGGGGTTCAGAGCCTAAACCTCTATGACACGCCGGAAGAAGAGCGCTCAGAAGCGCTGGTCCGGATTTTGGGAGCCGTCGCATGA
- a CDS encoding lysozyme inhibitor LprI family protein — MRRLIFALALGLLACATAPAGADALQSDPQILLKCVAQAGADRASLGRCNGLVTSACVEAEGGSNSMTDVLYRGAEADVWDELIAEATARITAADAVDGALLATANQASKAWRETECEYRAYEYGGGSGEQLDRIACYLELTSARAIFLTAN; from the coding sequence TTGCGGCGCCTCATCTTCGCACTTGCGCTCGGCCTGCTTGCGTGCGCAACGGCGCCTGCCGGCGCTGATGCATTGCAGTCGGACCCGCAAATTCTGCTGAAGTGCGTCGCGCAAGCCGGCGCGGATCGCGCGTCGCTTGGTCGGTGCAATGGGCTCGTGACAAGCGCCTGTGTCGAAGCTGAAGGCGGATCAAATTCCATGACGGATGTGCTCTATCGCGGCGCCGAGGCTGACGTTTGGGATGAACTGATCGCGGAAGCAACCGCGCGCATCACTGCCGCAGACGCCGTCGATGGCGCGCTGCTGGCGACCGCAAATCAAGCATCGAAAGCGTGGCGCGAGACCGAATGCGAGTATCGCGCCTACGAATACGGCGGCGGCTCAGGCGAGCAATTGGATCGGATCGCTTGCTATCTCGAACTCACATCCGCGCGAGCGATTTTCTTGACCGCGAACTAG
- a CDS encoding DUF3667 domain-containing protein, with protein MSGEIEAAGALATAGAVGAALEGREGGPRGGGSCPNCEAPIAGRFCSNCGQHAHPNRKLSGVIGEFMYGLWNFDTKAWRTVPMLIVRPGTLTRNYVYGKRARYLAPLTMFLFAIFLMFFAFSTIQAPTNIRDSSVHITQRDLDEARAGLAEAQTELANARAHPDPDEPAGLEVTLAENAVRLAQQEVDRSERQLAQAQAREARRAQARANTPVQVTVDPSLSTPATTAEAPATTTEGAAPTADAPPAAADDTGDDVETWQDGMREVAENDNFVVFGNANSELNERVRRKFANPDLALYQVQDAASKFSFLLAPLSLPFIALLFLWKRGVTLYDHMAYALYALAFAAILFSAVVLLGEIPWISWASAWLLLALPVHMYFHLKGAYALGWWSAVWRTFFMLNFAFIVASTFTVLVIVLGLAG; from the coding sequence ATGAGCGGGGAAATTGAAGCAGCCGGCGCATTGGCGACGGCAGGCGCGGTAGGCGCAGCGCTGGAGGGTCGCGAGGGCGGCCCGCGGGGCGGTGGTTCTTGTCCCAATTGCGAGGCGCCGATCGCCGGACGCTTCTGCTCCAATTGCGGCCAGCACGCGCACCCGAATCGCAAACTCTCCGGCGTCATCGGCGAGTTCATGTACGGGCTTTGGAATTTCGACACCAAAGCCTGGCGTACCGTGCCGATGTTGATCGTGCGGCCGGGAACGCTCACGCGCAATTACGTCTACGGCAAACGTGCGCGCTACCTGGCGCCGCTGACGATGTTCTTGTTCGCGATCTTCCTCATGTTCTTCGCCTTCTCGACGATCCAGGCGCCGACGAACATTCGCGACAGTAGCGTTCACATTACGCAGCGCGACTTGGACGAGGCGCGTGCGGGGCTCGCGGAGGCGCAGACCGAGTTGGCGAATGCGCGCGCGCACCCTGATCCGGATGAGCCCGCCGGCCTCGAAGTGACGCTGGCGGAAAACGCGGTGCGCTTGGCGCAACAGGAAGTGGATCGATCCGAGCGTCAATTGGCGCAGGCGCAGGCGCGTGAAGCGCGGCGGGCGCAGGCGCGCGCAAACACTCCGGTGCAAGTCACCGTCGATCCCTCGCTCTCAACGCCCGCGACGACGGCGGAGGCTCCGGCAACGACAACCGAAGGCGCGGCGCCAACGGCGGATGCGCCGCCCGCAGCCGCCGATGATACCGGCGACGATGTCGAGACGTGGCAAGACGGGATGCGTGAAGTCGCCGAGAACGACAATTTCGTCGTCTTCGGCAATGCCAATTCAGAACTGAATGAACGCGTTCGGCGGAAGTTCGCGAACCCCGATCTGGCGCTCTATCAGGTGCAAGATGCGGCCTCGAAGTTCTCTTTCCTGTTGGCGCCGCTCTCGCTGCCGTTTATCGCGCTGTTGTTTTTGTGGAAGCGCGGCGTGACGCTCTATGACCACATGGCGTACGCGCTTTATGCGTTGGCTTTCGCGGCAATCTTGTTCTCCGCCGTGGTGCTGTTGGGGGAAATACCCTGGATCAGCTGGGCTTCGGCTTGGCTATTATTGGCGCTGCCCGTGCACATGTACTTCCATCTGAAAGGAGCGTACGCGCTCGGCTGGTGGTCGGCCGTTTGGCGAACGTTCTTCATGCTCAACTTTGCGTTCATCGTCGCGTCAACGTTTACGGTTCTGGTGATCGTGTTGGGGCTTGCGGGCTGA